The proteins below are encoded in one region of Penicillium psychrofluorescens genome assembly, chromosome: 4:
- a CDS encoding uncharacterized protein (ID:PFLUO_006149-T1.cds;~source:funannotate) → MKFIPDWLLHAVYGLPVPAGKRQRPMEVLAVGISRSGTESLREALHILGFDHTYHGFDTILPPSSLEATYRLLQKKYTTTPSSGPQSAKLTAEDFDTILGDSVGVSDLLAAEFAPELIAAYPDAKVILNVRRDLDGWYHSMQQTMGYFDSNPVDWDWCKSWFSAELFWVRQAMCRTMMPRFFRGSFLSNGKWVYDQHVASIRGLGLPDHQFLEWSVDDGWEPLCRFLGKEVPQLDFPNGNPPKAWAERIATTMEMHHRRAARNMLVFGGVMVVGLALLVSYFW, encoded by the coding sequence ATGAAATTCATACCAGACTGGCTATTACATGCCGTCTACGGCCTCCCTGTACCAGCAGGCAAACGCCAAAGGCCCATGGAAGTGCTAGCAGTAGGAATATCCAGGTCAGGAACCGAATCGCTACGAGAAGCATTACACATCCTCGGCTTCGATCATACATACCATGGCTTCGACACGATCCTACCGCCCAGCTCACTAGAAGCGACATAccgcctgctccagaagAAATACACCACGACGCCAAGTTCGGGCCCGCAATCTGCCAAGCTTACCGCAGAAGACTTCGACACAATTCTGGGCGACAGCGTCGGCGTGAGTGACCTGCTAGCAGCGGAGTTTGCACCCGAGCTCATCGCGGCGTACCCAGACGCCAAAGTAATTCTGAACGTGCGCCGTGATCTCGATGGCTGGTACCACAGCATGCAGCAGACAATGGGCTATTTTGACTCGAACCCCGTGGACTGGGACTGGTGCAAGTCGTGGTTTAGCGCGGAGTTGTTCTGGGTTCGGCAGGCGATGTGTcggacgatgatgccgcGGTTTTTTCGGGGGAGTTTTCTTTCTAATGGGAAGTGGGTGTATGACCAGCATGTTGCTTCTATCCGGGGATTGGGTTTACCTGATCATCAATTCCTGGAGTGGTCTGTTGATGACGGCTGGGAGCCGCTGTGCCGGTTTTTGGGCAAGGAGGTGCCGCAATTGGATTTTCCGAATGGGAACCCGCCCAAGGCGTGGGCGGAGCGCATTGCTACGACCATGGAGATGCATCATCGGCGGGCTGCGAGGAACATGTTGGTCTTCGGAGGTGTGATGGTTGTAGGGCTAGCCTTACTTGTTTCCTACTTTTGGTGA
- a CDS encoding uncharacterized protein (ID:PFLUO_006153-T1.cds;~source:funannotate) produces the protein MDGFDEEAFKQFFPSGFGKQEKTVDVDSQIDRSKRAEVSAQPQPREDEDERKELTATDPALEAEGRRDDDSDDDDSDDDDSDDSDDNDEDEFPVSHELVLKTHERAVTTMTLDPSGARLITGSIDCTLKLHDFASMTPSTIRAFKSIDPSAKKTAAVQDTHAVHYVAFNPLSPAYVLAVPATAQPRVLSRDGETLMEFVKGDMYLRDMHHTKGHISEVTTGAWCPTDENLCATAGTDSTVRIWDANVGRSQKEVIVHKSRAAGSAGRTKMTAVAWGSPKQGGSNVLVGAALDGSLAMWSGNGPFTRPSAEIRDAHTRDTWTSGLDISSDGRLVVSRGGDDTIKLWDTRKFKTPITTVTHPSTSSRYPSSNIQFSPSSANVITGSETGHLHILNPATLKAELITPVTPGSPVISVLWHEKLNQILTGSANAETHVLYNPTMSTKGAALVMSKAPKRRHVDDSATFTTDISQGLSGDSVVVGTNGVPHYSSATWSARHPNVGLTASGRSRDPRRPHVPQQTPFGKSTPDEKHVRENIPLSSMRDEDPREALLKYAEKAQKDPIFTKAYQETQPKAIYAELSDEDEPEPEKKKARR, from the coding sequence ATGGACGGCTTCGACGAGGAAGCATTCAAACAGTTTTTCCCTTCCGGCTTCGGCAAGCAGGAGAAGACGGTTGACGTCGACTCTCAGATCGACCGCTCGAAGCGCGCCGAGGTCTCCGCGCAGCCGCAACCGCgagaggacgaggatgaaaGGAAAGAATTGACCGCCACTGATCCCGCTCTCGAGGCAGAAGGGCGCCGCGATGATGACtctgacgatgatgactctgacgatgatgactctGACGATTCCGACGATAATGATGAGGACGAATTCCCCGTGTCTCACGAGCTTGTTCTCAAAACCCATGAGCGCGCGGTGACCACTATGACTCTGGACCCTTCCGGGGCACGATTAATCACTGGCTCAATCGACTGCACCTTGAAGCTTCACGATTTTGCTTCAATGACCCCTTCCACAATCCGCGCTTTCAAATCCATCGACCCTTCGGCGAAAAAGACAGCCGCTGTACAGGATACCCATGCTGTCCACTACGTTGCATTCAACCCGCTCTCGCCGGCCTATGTCTTGGCGGTGCCCGCAACAGCTCAGCCGCGAGTTCTCAGTCGTGATGGTGAAACCTTGATGGAGTTCGTGAAAGGGGACATGTACTTGCGGGATATGCACCATACGAAAGGACACATCTCGGAAGTAACCACCGGTGCCTGGTGCCCCACGGATGAGAATCTGTGCGCTACTGCCGGGACAGATAGTACGGTGCGCATCTGGGACGCCAATGTAGGCCGCTCGCAGAAGGAAGTCATTGTGCACAAGTCCCGGGCTGCTGGATCCGCTGGCCGCACCAAGATGACTGCCGTCGCGTGGGGCTCGCCAAAGCAGGGCGGGTCGAATGTCCTTGTTGGTGCCGCTCTCGATGGCAGTTTGGCTATGTGGAGTGGTAACGGGCCGTTTACGCGACCGAGCGCTGAAATACGAGATGCGCATACGCGAGATACTTGGACCAGCGGTTTGGATATCAGCTCTGATGGACGACTTGTTGTCAGCAGGGGCGGAGATGACACGATCAAGCTCTGGGATACCCGGAAGTTCAAGACTCCAATCACCACAGTCACACAtccctcaacatcctcccgTTACCCTTCATCCAACATCCAGTTCTCCCCTTCATCTGCGAATGTCATCACGGGCTCAGAAACCGGCCATCTACATATCCTTAACCCGGCTACATTGAAGGCAGAGCTGATCACTCCCGTCACGCCTGGATCGCCGGTGATCTCGGTGTTATGGCACGAAAAGCTCAACCAAATCTTAACCGGCTCCGCCAATGCCGAGACCCATGTGCTCTACAACCCGACCATGTCTACTAAGGGCGCGGCTCTCGTGATGTCCAAGGCACCCAAACGCCGCCATGTGGACGACAGCGCGACCTTCACCACTGATATATCCCAGGGTCTCTCCGGCGAttcggtggtggtcggcaCCAACGGTGTGCCTCATTACAGCTCGGCGACTTGGTCTGCCCGCCATCCCAACGTTGGTCTGACAGCCTCGGGTCGTTCTCGCGATCCCCGTCGGCCACATGTTCCACAACAGACTCCGTTTGGCAAGTCTACGCCCGATGAAAAGCACGTTCGTGAAAATATCCCTCTCAGCTCCATGCGCGATGAAGATCCGCGCGAGGCGCTGTTGAAGTACGCGGAAAAGGCGCAGAAAGATCCCATCTTCACCAAGGCATATCAGGAGACACAGCCAAAGGCGATCTATGCCGAGCTTAGCGATGAGGACGAACccgagccggagaagaagaaagcgCGGCGATGA
- a CDS encoding uncharacterized protein (ID:PFLUO_006151-T1.cds;~source:funannotate), protein MVNLFANGLLLGQLFAALVAGHGGSSTPLYKNAKAPVDERVKDLLGRMTTEDKMAQLMQGDITNWMNQDTGAFNYSGLEANMAEKAGMFYVGYPVSWKLLAENIKRGQDYLLQNTTLGIPALVQTEGIHGFLIGNATIFNSPIAYGSSWNRELVQKMGETIGQQARALGANQLFAPIVDLAREPRYGRVEETFSEDAYLAGEIGYSYVKGIQSKKVAATVKHFAAYSNPEQGLNTGPVHGGERELRTTWLPSFKRAIIDGGAWGVMAAYSSYDGIPAAANHLTITEILRNEWGYDYFVMTDAGGSDRLCLYFKLCQSSPLDMEAVTTQLLDAGTDVEMGGGSFNFQKIPEMVKSGKLSVDLVDTAVSRLLRTKFEMGLFEDPYTIAPQSEWANILNGPEAKQLARDLDKESIILLENHNETLPLKKSGNIAVIGPMAYGYMNYGDYVVYESQWHGVTPLDGIRNAVGDKAQIHYAQGCERWSNDQTGFPEAIEAAKKSDVAVVVVGTWSRDQVQLWEGLNATTGEHVDEDDLSLVGAQAPLIKAIVDTGVPTVVVLSSGKPITEVWLSNTTQALVQQFYPSEEGGNALAEVLFGDYNPSGKLSMGFPRYVGDIPVFYDYLNSGRQITDSGVEYPNGTLSFGHQYVFGSPIPWYEFGYGKSYVNFEYGNVSVDRSTVSASDTVTVSLEVTNTDPHRDGTEVVQVYVSDDIATVVVPNRQLKGFEKVVIPAGKTVNVKIPIPVEDLGLWNSRMKYVVEPGSFTVLVGSSSADIRGNTTFTVR, encoded by the exons ATGGTCAATCTGTTTGCCAACGGGCTGTTGCTTGGGCAGCTCTTTGCTGCACTGGTCGCTGGTCATGGCGGTTCTAGCACTCCCCTCTATAAGAATGCGAAGGCACCCGTGGATGAGAGAGTGAAGGACCTGCTGGGCCGAATGACTACCGAGGATAAGATGGCTCAATTGATGCAGG GAGATATCACCAACTGGATGAATCAAGATACCGGGGCGTTTAACTACTCCGGCCTCGAAGCAAATatggccgagaaggcggGCATGTTCTACG TCGGATACCCTGTGTCCTGGAAATTACTTGCCGAGAATATCAAGAGAGGTCAGGATTATCTCCTGCAGAACACTACACTGGGTATTCCTGCGTTGGTCCAGACTGAGG GTATCCACGGCTTCCTGATTGGCAATGCGACGATCTTCAACTCGCCTATTGCATACGGCTCCTCTTGGAACAGGGAA CTCGTCCAAAAGATGGGAGAGACCATCGGCCAACAAGCCCGCGCACTGGGTGCCAATCAGCTATTTGCGCCTATTGTTGACTTGGCTCGCGAGCCCCGTTATGGTCGG GTCGAAGAAACTTTCTCAGAGGATGCCTATCTCGCTGGAGAAATAGGATATAGTTACGTGAAAGGCATCCAGAGCAAGAAGGTCGCCGCAACGGTCAAGCATTTCGCTGCATACAGCAATCCAGAGCAAGGACTCAATACCGGACCGGTACATGGCGGCGAGAGAGAACTGCGGACGAC ATGGCTGCCGTCATTTAAGAGAGCTATTATCGATGGCGGTGCTTGGGGTGTTATGGCTGCCTATTCATC TTATGATGGAATCCCGGCTGCCGCCAACCACCTCACCATCACGGAAATCCTGAGAAACGAATGGGGTTACGACTACTTCGTCATGACTGACGCCGGTGGAAGTGATAGACTGTGCCTGTATTTCAAGCTCTGCCAGAGCAGCCCCCTTGACATGGAAGCCGTTACTACGCAGCTTCTGGATGCAGGAACTGATGTTGAGATGGGAGGTGGTTCATT CAATTTTCAGAAGATTccggagatggtcaagtccGGAAAACTCAGCGTTGACCTCGTGGACACCGCTGTGTCCAGACTCCTCCGAACCAAGTTCGAGATGGGTCTGTTTGAAGATCCGTATACTATCGCACCACAGAGCGAGTGGGCCAACATTCTGAACGGCCCCGAAGCCAAACAGCTTGCAAGGGATCTGGATAAGGAGTCTATTATCCTGCTGGAGAATCATAATGAGACGCTTCCGTTGAAAAAGTCAGGTAACATTGCCGTCATTGGGCCTATGGCATACGGATACATGAAT TATGGTGACTATGTTGTCTATGAGAGCCAATGGCACGGCGTCACTCCTTTGGATGGTATCAGAAACGCCGTCGGCGACAAGGCCCAGATCCACTACGCGCAAGGATGTGAGCGGTGGAGCAATGACCAGACCGGTTTCCCAGAGGCAATTGAAGCTGCAAAGAAGTCCGACGTGGCTGTCGTTGTGGTTGGAACGTGGTCGCGAGATCAAGTCCAACTGTGGGAGGGACTCAATGCGAC GACTGGCGAGCACGTTGACGAAGATGACCTGTCTTTAGTTGGTGCCCAAGCACCCCTTATTAAAGCCATTGTCGACACCGGCGTCCCGACTGTCGTTGTTCTCTCCAGCGGCAAGCCCATCACAGAGGTATGGCTTTCCAACACGACCCAGGCCCTGGTGCAACAGTTCTACCCATCTGAAGAAGGGGGAAATGCGCTCGCGGAAGTTCTGTTTGGCGACTACAACCCTTCTGGAAAGCTATCCATGGGCTTTCCACGATATGTCGGCGACATTCCGGTCTTTTATGACTACCTGAACTCAGGTCGTCAGATCACAGACTCGGGCGTCGAATACCCCAACGGGACGCTCTCCTTCGGTCACCAGTATGTCTTTGGAAGCCCAATTCCCTGGTATGAGTTTGGTTACGGGAAGAGTTACGTGAACTTTGAGTACGGCAATGTTAGCGTGGATCGTAGCACGGTCTCTGCGTCGGATACCGTTACTGTCAGTCTTGAAGTTACTAACACTGACCCGCATCGCGATGGTACCGAGGTTGTGCAAGTGTACGTCTCTGATGACATTGCTACTGTGGTTGTTCCAAACCGCCAGCTCAAGGGCTTTGAGAAGGTGGTCATTCCAGCTGGGAAGACTGTGAATGTGAAGATTCCCATTCCGGTTGAGGATTTGGGGCTTTGGAATAGTCGCATGAAATATGTTGTCGAGCCTGGTTCTTTTACCGTTTTGGTCGGCAGCAGTTCAGCGGATATTCGAGGCAATACCACGTTTACGGTGCGGTGA
- a CDS encoding uncharacterized protein (ID:PFLUO_006150-T1.cds;~source:funannotate): protein MPIVGNIMDLPPKGVQDWVHWLKHKTLYGPISSITVLGQTFVIAQDGVCVRNGRMGRSFGPESTVAQFDSLQEVEAHRFLLRVLQDPLRLAQHIQTEAGAIILQIAYGYKIEPFKRDPLVHSANEALEHGVQAATPGTWLVDIIPICAGFKRTAEGWKKDLLSLSERPYAFVRAQVESGQYRPSYLADIFRTGVPARGSEEDEVAKWTAASLYTGGADTTVSSIECFFLAMALFPGVQQKAQEEIDRVLGPSRLPKIADRAILPYIGAIVKEVLRWHPVAPMAIPHMSTADDFWGQYFIPKGSLIMPNIW from the exons ATGCCCATTGTGGGTAACATCATGGATCTGCCACCCAAGGGTGTGCAAGATTGGGTGCACTGGCTGAAACACAAAACACTCTATG GACCAATCAGTTCTATCACAGTCTTGGGACAAACCTTCGTCATT GCCCAGGATGGTGTTTGCGTCAGAAAT GGTCGGATGGGGAGAAG TTTTGGCCCGGAGTCGACGGTAGCGCAATTTGATTCTCTGCAAGAGGTTGAAGCTCATCGGTTTCTGCTACGAGTGCTTCAAGATCCACTCAGGCTTGCGCAGCATATTCAGAC GGAGGCGGGAGCCATCATTCTCCAGATTGCTTACGGCTATAAGATCGAGCCATTCAAACGGGATCCCTTAGTCCATAGTGCAAACGAAGCACTAGAACATGGTGTACAAGCTGCGACGCCAGGGACCTGGCTAGTGGATATAATACCCATCT GTGCTGGGTTCAAACGGACCGCGGAGGGTTGGAAGAAAGATCTATTGAGTCTTTCAGAGAGACCGTACGCCTTTGTGCGAGCACAAGTGGAGAGCGGCCAGTACAGGCCCTCATACCTTGCCGATATATTTCGAACTGGAGTCCCCGCAAGAGGATCagaggaggatgaagtcGCAAAATGGACTGCTGCGTCTCTCTACACGGGCGGCGCAGATACA ACTGTTTCTTCTATTGAATGTTTCTTCCTCGCAATGGCTCTATTTCCAGGGGTGCAACAAAAGGCGCAAGAAGAAATCGATCGCGTGTTGGGACCCAGCCGGCTTCCAAAGATAGCAGACCGCGCAATATTGCCTTATATCGGAGCTATAGTGAAAGAGGTTCTTCGTTGGCATCCAGTGGCGCCAATGGCTATTCCGCATATGTCAACCGCTGATGATTTCTGGGGTCAATATTTTATTCCTAAGGGATCCCTCATCATGCCTAATATCTGGTAA
- a CDS encoding uncharacterized protein (ID:PFLUO_006152-T1.cds;~source:funannotate): MDSSQEPLVAGWLATLIPATVAPPGQPGGIHHWSSLIGIVTALIGNVLISLALNIQRYAHIRITREWEHDNTQKEAAGRQSHTGSGSAGPYGTAEIQSGRSREHFEEYRDEEGETAEDTDGTSRSRDRQRESFTSDGTARPGDKKTARTDSKKSYLRSPCWWAGLVLMCLGETGNFLAYGFAPASIVSPLGVVALISNCIIAPCLLKEKFRQRDFWGVLVAVAGAVVVVLSAKSSEEKIGPHEIWVMITRWEFLLYLGLSVVLIIGLMWASGTYGPRSILIDIGLVALFGGYTALSTKGVASLLSFTLWHVITFPITYLLVFVLVFSALMQIRYINRALQRFDSTQVIPTQFVLFTLSVIIGSAVLYRDFESIPATRAVKFVGGCLLTFLGVYFITSGRVRGDDASSYSSEDEEEAIGLLHGERYQDRVDLSPPGQQLLRTAPETQRGRSTSGSLLSQGIEGINGGQSTPKAAISVVTSSPGGSLTAESPLSAPSSDHPSPLRPPSHMSNPWADRNEHPVGTERPATPPGQSSEVAPSSTVQLRFPPAPGVEETSPLNEGRRASTPTTVDQPHIPVRSHTSAETPTRHTLRNSISSRFSPGPFLPTLSAGFSAVVAESLRRGEGTQSIKNRTKRKLERRRQLDGEFRDGLARYQDGDDGPGVAGGDGHDTPATIATARLQSATSLAAAPAEVGRSSTPALATEIYALPTQSAQEEATRVRSLSDSMSGGLAWLGGTLRKTDADKSTESTAVLQGAPTPANGDNGPGDTGSQAEARQ; this comes from the exons ATGGACTCTTCACAGGAGCCTCTGGTAGCTGGCTGGCTCGCGACTCTGATTCCTGCGACTGTCGCGCCACCCGGCCAACCTGGAGGAATACACCACTGGTCATCGCTGATCGGTATTGTGACTGCCTTGATCGGAAACGTCCTGATCTCCTTGGCTCTCAATATCCAGCGCTACGCCCATATCCGCATTACGAGGGAGTGGGAACACGATAATACGCAGAAGGAGGCTGCCGGGAGACAGTCACATACGGGCTCGGGGTCGGCAGGTCCATATGGGACTGCTGAGATACAGAGTGGAAGATCGAGGGAGCATTTCGAGGAGTACCGtgatgaggagggagagacTGCCGAAGATACAGATGGGACCTCGCGCTCTCGGGATCGTCAACGCGAGTCGTTCACGTCAGATGGAACTGCTCGCCCAGGAGACAAAAAGACCGCGCGCACAGATAGCAAGAAGAGCTACCTACGGTCCCCTTGCTGGTGGGCGGGACTGGTGCTGATGTGTTTGGGCGAGACGGGCAACTTCCTGGCGTACGGCTTTGCGCCGGCATCGATCGTGTCGCCGCTCGGGGTGGTGGCCCTGATCTCCAACTGTATCATCGCGCCGTGTTTGCTCAAAGAGAAGTTTCGTCAGCGTGACTTCTGGGGCGTTCTTGTCGCTGTTGCTGGAGCAGTGGTGGTTGTGCTCAGCGCCAAATCGTCCGAGGAGAAAATCGGCCCTCATGAGATTTGGGTCATGATCACGCGCTGGGAATTTCTGCTCTATCTCGGATTGTCGGTCGTTTTGATCATCGGTCTTATGTGGGCGAGTGGCACGTATGGTCCAAGGTCCATTCTGATTGATATTGGGCTTGTTGCCTTGTTTG GTGGATATACAGCGTTGTCTACTAAAGGCGTTGCCTCATTATTGTCCTTTACCTTGTGGCATGTCATCACCTTCCCGATCACTTACCTCCTCGTGTTCGTCCTCGTCTTTAGTGCCTTGATGCAGATCCGCTACATCAATCGTGCTCTGCAGCGCTTCGATTCCACTCAAGTGATTCCGACCCAATTTGTGCTCTTTACGCTTTCGGTAATCATCGGTAGTGCAGTGCTCTATCGTGATTTCGAGTCGATTCCAGCTACGCGTGCAGTAAAGTTTGTCGGGGGCTGTCTGTTGACCTTCTTGGGGGTGTATTTTATTACAAGCGGCCGAGTCCGGGGCGACGATGCGTCATCCTACTCTTcagaagacgaggaagaagctaTCGGCCTGCTGCATGGTGAAAGGTACCAGGACAGAGTCGACTTGTCTCCTCCAGGTCAACAGCTGTTGCGGACAGCGCCCGAAACACAGCGTGGTCGGTCAACTTCAGGATCCTTGTTGAGCCAAGGCATTGAAGGAATCAATGGCGGGCAATCCACTCCCAAAGCGGCCATTTCCGTTGTTACGTCTTCTCCTGGTGGTTCTCTCACCGCCGAGTCACCACTATCCGCTCCATCCTCTGATCACCCGTCACCATTGCGGCCTCCATCTCACATGTCCAATCCTTGGGCTGACCGCAATGAACATCCTGTGGGTACCGAACGGCCCGCTACTCCTCCAGGGCAGTCCAGCGAAGTGGCTCCGAGCTCAACGGTCCAGCTGCGTTTCCCACCAGCCCCCGGCGTGGAAGAAACCTCGCCGCTGAACGAGGGTCGGCGAGCCTCTACTCCAACCACCGTGGACCAGCCTCATATTCCTGTTCGGAGCCATACAAGTGCTGAGACACCTACACGACACACACTGCGCAATTCCATCTCAAGTCGTTTCTCTCCCGGACCCTTTCTCCCCACACTCTCTGCTGGTTTCAGTGCTGTAGTTGCAGAATCTCTCCGGCGAGGCGAGGGAACTCAATCAATCAAGAATCGCACCAAACGGAAACTAGAACGCCGGAGACAACTGGACGGGGAATTCAGAGATGGGCTCGCTCGCTATCAGGATGGGGACGATGGCCCTGGTGTTGCCGGCGGCGATGGTCACGACACCCCGGCTACGATTGCCACTGCGCGACTTCAGTCTGCCACGAGTCtggctgctgcccctgcAGAGGTCGGACGATCCTCTACGCCAGCCCTCGCGACCGAGATCTACGCCTTGCCAACTCAGAGCGCACAAGAGGAGGCCACTCGTGTTCGCAGTCTCAGTGACTCTATGAGTGGTGGACTTGCATGGTTGGGCGGCACTCTACGCAAGACTGATGCCGACAAAAGCACCGAAAGTACTGCTGTATTGCAAGGGGCACCGACTCCAGCAAATGGCGATAATGGACCCGGTGATACTGGCTCTCAGGCCGAGGCACGGCAATAA
- a CDS encoding uncharacterized protein (ID:PFLUO_006147-T1.cds;~source:funannotate), with protein MEAAPLTLAHTHARNAVLETRKSNPVAASEEHDLAAGEFATAAQSSIDHEALRTLRLLESHHKKLAEILRFQHEHPVSANSEATTDTALPNPAAQPSSPDVGAMKTTHITPDTQNQPPRLPGNARVSSRESSSIASDLASARGIPAHPRRASPVSPTLSSQQAGAKMAEAPSRIKAGDSRWQEVPIKGRRGRASTPRQPWSPPLPNAAEVASQQAVPPSTAGSVSPKNTTSMADEPFQRFYSTFEGLISRISAPLAFAGLPLGPEEPKKATPAGRKTAAEAKLDRHHATSDRSTASAEPDVSRLFSRAALRSIQDTPGTSPGNPNESFYVVPTTGGTMSYAGILTRAEKEARRNSLEDADDDFVDARETPSSPEVRQGSNSRTLRRGATEKITNLQNPKTLEELQMENQALKHLSDTLSKRLHMWEVNAQSSSLALQQSLRAMHHHNVPSPEHASSTATSPTAQLSSAPAMSESDPRVKELEEIVRRGEQELERVGRENAKLTNVLGRYRDRWEKLKEGAKTRRAEGRQGGDGQSNPPAASPNTPKISEGTVSPTLDTGASPKAASRVEDSPAAEAGLHMDIGDT; from the exons ATGGAGGCCGCACCACTCACCTTG GCGCATACCCACGCCCGAAATGCGGTGCTCGAGACTCGCAAGTCCAACCCGGTGGCCGCCAGCGAGGAACACGATCTGGCGGCGGGTGAATTTGCCACTGCAGCTCAGAGTAGCATTGATCACGAA GCTCTACGTACCCTCCGGCTACTCGAAAGCCACCACAAGAAGCTCGCGGAGATCCTAAGATTCCAGCATGAACATCCAGTTAGCGCCAATTCAGAAGCCACGACTGATACTGCACTCCCGAATCCCGCGGCTCAGCCATCCTCACCAGACGTCGGGGCCATGAAGACCACACATATCACCCCAGATACCCAGAACCAGCCTCCGAGGCTGCCGGGGAATGCCCGCGTGTCAAGTCGGGAGTCTTCCTCGATCGCCAGTGACCTCGCATCTGCACGAGGTATCCCGGCTCACCCGAGGCGTGCATCGCCTGTATCGCCAACTCTGTCCTCTCAGCAGGCCGGAGCGAAGATGGCAGAAGCGCCATCAAGAATCAAGGCGGGAGACTCGAGATGGCAAGAGGTTCCGATTAAGGGACGACGAGGCCGTGCATCCACGCCTCGACAACCGTGGTCCCCTCCCTTGCCCAACGCTGCGGAGGTTGCCTCCCAACAAGCGGTGCCTCCGAGTACCGCGGGCTCAGTCTCCCCGAAGAACACGACTTCAATGGCCGATGAGCCATTCCAACGTTTCTATTCAACATTTGAGGGTCTTATTTCTAGGATTTCTGCGCCACTGGCCTTTGCCGGACTCCCTCTTGGGCCTGAGGAGCCTAAAAAAGCGACCCCAGCAGGTCGGAAAACTGCTGCTGAAGCGAAACTGGACCGTCATCACGCAACTTCGGATCGGTCGACTGCTTCGGCTGAGCCAGATGTGAGTCGACTCTTCTCGCGAGCTGCGCTGCGATCGATTCAGGACACTCCTGGGACAAGTCCAGGAAACCCAAATGAATCGTTCTACGTTGTCCCTACTACGGGTGGCACGATGTCTTATGCGGGCATCTTGACACgggcggagaaggaagcccGTAGGAACAGTCtggaggatgccgatgatgactttGTGGATGCACGCGAGaccccttcttccccagaaGTACGCCAGGGCTCCAATTCACGAACCTTGCGGAGGGGAGCTACCGAGAAGATCACCAACCTCCAAAACCCCAAGACTCTTGAAGAACTGCAGATGGAGAATCAAGCACTGAAGCATCTGTCCGACACGCTTTCAAAACGACTGCATATGTGGGAGGTCAACGCCCAGTCGTCATCTCTGGCATTACAGCAGTCGCTGAGGGCGATGCACCACCACAATGTCCCGTCTCCAGAACACGCTTCATCCACCGCTACATCTCCGACAGCTCAACTTTCTAGCGCTCCAGCCATGTCGGAATCAGACCCGCGGGTCAAAGAACTGGAAGAGATCGTTCGCCGCGGTGAGCAGGAGCTAGAGCGCGTTGGCCGTGAGAACGCAAAGTTGACGAATGTGCTTGGACGGTACCGAGACCGCTGGGAAAAACTGAAGGAGGGCGCCAAGACCCGGCGAGCAGAGGGCCGGCAAGGTGGTGATGGCCAAAGCAATCCGCCAGCGGCCAGCCCTAACACGCCCAAGATATCAGAAGGCACGGTCTCTCCAACCCTCGATACGGGAGCGAGTCCCAAAGCGGCATCTCGCGTGGAGGATAGCCCTGCGGCAGAGGCCGGGCTCCACATGGATATCGGAGATACTTAG